One genomic region from Frankiaceae bacterium encodes:
- a CDS encoding M48 family metalloprotease — protein sequence MPEMAAYAPVPGPVNRESFLDAQSRHRRASWRFTALSALAIGLMGIPLSAVISPLLYAAAMLAVDLVNLVVAMPDPLAALASDSGSSAPLPPETIALIGAAIVVPGSVVLLLAWLGVRRLFKRAGSGATVLALGARPPGESLEEQQVVNVVGEMAAAAGVPAPKVMLLDSPVANAAAVGSRMDNCTVVVTTGLLESLDRAETQAVVAHVVASVGNGDLRIGATLSSVFATLGLVGSVLRAPSEGRPRVTLRRLLRYAFGRRGADDAAALTEVLAQATTEDPDHGEKEPGGFKSMVLLPFVVAGMAFQLTAMIFGFLVVNPLLRRAWRARRHLADATAVRLTRDPGALARGLVALGTSGGVVPGTEWAAHLFAAGAADPNAGNDGTRPMPTFQPKLADRVARLRGLGADVPEVGHAQTPAQRRILAVVLLVSSPCWLSFVGLMIGAALLLTGVSLMIDSLFLAPMVALAHVALRGLAG from the coding sequence ATGCCCGAGATGGCCGCCTATGCCCCGGTACCGGGTCCGGTAAACCGCGAGAGCTTCCTCGACGCGCAGAGTCGCCACCGCCGCGCGTCGTGGCGTTTCACGGCGCTGTCCGCGCTCGCGATCGGGCTCATGGGCATCCCCTTGAGCGCGGTGATCTCGCCGCTGCTGTACGCCGCCGCCATGCTCGCTGTCGATCTGGTCAACCTCGTCGTCGCGATGCCCGACCCTCTCGCCGCGCTCGCGTCCGACTCGGGCTCGTCCGCGCCGCTGCCGCCGGAGACGATCGCGCTGATCGGGGCGGCGATCGTCGTCCCCGGCTCGGTCGTCCTGCTGCTGGCCTGGCTCGGCGTACGGCGGCTGTTCAAGCGCGCGGGCAGCGGCGCGACGGTGCTGGCGCTCGGCGCGCGGCCGCCGGGGGAGTCGCTGGAGGAGCAGCAAGTCGTCAACGTCGTCGGCGAGATGGCCGCCGCAGCCGGCGTACCCGCCCCCAAGGTCATGCTGCTCGACTCGCCCGTCGCCAACGCCGCCGCCGTGGGCTCGCGCATGGACAACTGCACGGTGGTCGTCACGACCGGTCTGCTCGAGTCGCTCGACCGCGCGGAGACGCAGGCGGTCGTGGCGCACGTCGTCGCCTCCGTCGGCAACGGCGACCTGCGCATCGGCGCGACGCTGTCGTCGGTGTTCGCGACGCTCGGGTTGGTCGGCTCTGTACTCCGCGCACCGAGCGAGGGCAGGCCGCGCGTGACGCTGCGGCGGCTGCTGCGGTACGCGTTCGGCAGGCGCGGCGCCGACGACGCCGCGGCCCTCACCGAGGTGCTCGCGCAGGCCACCACCGAGGACCCCGACCACGGCGAGAAGGAGCCGGGCGGCTTCAAGTCGATGGTGCTGCTGCCGTTCGTCGTGGCGGGGATGGCGTTCCAGCTGACGGCGATGATCTTCGGCTTCCTCGTCGTGAACCCGCTGCTGCGCAGGGCCTGGCGCGCGCGGCGGCACCTCGCCGACGCGACCGCCGTACGGCTCACCCGCGACCCCGGCGCGCTGGCGCGCGGGCTCGTCGCGCTGGGGACGTCGGGCGGGGTCGTACCGGGCACCGAGTGGGCCGCGCACCTCTTCGCCGCGGGCGCGGCGGACCCCAACGCGGGCAACGACGGCACGCGGCCGATGCCGACGTTCCAGCCGAAGCTCGCCGACCGGGTCGCGCGGCTGCGCGGGCTCGGCGCGGACGTCCCCGAGGTCGGGCACGCGCAGACGCCCGCACAGCGCCGGATCCTCGCGGTCGTGCTGCTCGTGTCCAGCCCGTGCTGGCTGTCGTTCGTCGGGCTGATGATCGGCGCGGCGCTGCTGCTGACGGGCGTGAGCCTGATGATCGACTCGCTGTTCCTGGCTCCTATGGTGGCGTTGGCGCACGTGGCGCTGCGGGGGCTGGCGGGGTAG
- a CDS encoding DMT family transporter has translation MRARFDTGVLAAVGSATAFGVTIVVQRSLAKSGLPVTAALGVRFGIAGLALLLFLAVRRAPLLPVRGERVRALLLGAIGYAGEAALFYLALGRGSAAAVSLLFYAYPAIVTLLEVALRLRPPRLVTFAVVVLSTVGVVLIVVTGDRVSISPAGVAFSLAAAGSFACYMLLSQRLVPRSPPAVVGAYVATGASLALVTVGLFTGKAGVPASDLPLLAVNGVATAVAFALLYTALAHLAAGAAAVVMTLEAFVAVALAAVALGERIRPLQLVGGALVVAAAVVVALTPTPPAPAAPRAPTPP, from the coding sequence GTGAGGGCGCGGTTCGACACCGGTGTGCTCGCGGCGGTCGGCAGCGCGACCGCGTTCGGCGTCACGATCGTCGTGCAGCGCAGCCTCGCCAAGAGCGGGCTGCCCGTCACCGCCGCGCTCGGCGTGCGCTTCGGCATCGCGGGGCTGGCGCTGCTCCTCTTCCTCGCCGTCCGCCGCGCGCCGCTGCTGCCTGTTCGCGGCGAGCGCGTACGCGCGCTGCTCCTCGGCGCGATCGGCTACGCCGGCGAGGCCGCGCTGTTCTACCTCGCGCTCGGCCGCGGCAGCGCCGCCGCGGTGTCGCTGCTGTTCTACGCGTACCCGGCGATCGTCACGCTGCTCGAGGTCGCGCTGCGGCTGCGGCCGCCGCGGCTGGTGACGTTCGCCGTCGTCGTGCTGTCCACGGTCGGCGTCGTGCTCATCGTCGTCACCGGCGACCGCGTCTCGATCTCGCCGGCGGGCGTCGCGTTCTCGCTCGCGGCGGCGGGGTCGTTCGCCTGCTACATGCTGCTGTCGCAGCGGCTCGTGCCGAGGAGCCCGCCAGCCGTCGTCGGCGCGTACGTCGCCACCGGCGCCTCGCTCGCGCTCGTCACCGTCGGGCTGTTCACCGGCAAGGCCGGCGTGCCCGCCTCGGACCTGCCGCTGCTCGCGGTCAACGGCGTCGCGACGGCGGTGGCGTTCGCGCTGCTCTACACCGCGCTCGCGCACCTCGCGGCGGGCGCGGCGGCGGTCGTCATGACGCTGGAGGCGTTCGTGGCGGTGGCGCTGGCGGCAGTCGCGCTGGGCGAGCGCATCAGGCCGTTGCAGCTCGTGGGCGGCGCGCTCGTCGTCGCGGCTGCCGTGGTCGTCGCGCTGACGCCTACCCCGCCAGCCCCCGCAGCGCCACGTGCGCCAACGCCACCATAG
- a CDS encoding PIG-L deacetylase family protein yields the protein MLDDAAIERILVVTAHPDDVDFGAAGTVATWTKAGHEVTYCVVTNGDAGGFDPDVPRGEIAGIRQAEQRAAAGEVGVSDVRFLGWPDGRVVASIELRRDISRVIREVRPQRVLTQSPQRNYDRIYASHPDHLAVGEATLCAVYPDARNPFAHPELAEAGHEAWTVSETWLMAAPGAVHVVDVTDVYDLKMAALRRHVSQLPGVPGELDTMLRDWLGRNAKAAGLPEGRLAEAFQILDTA from the coding sequence GTGCTCGACGACGCCGCCATCGAACGCATCCTCGTCGTGACCGCGCACCCGGACGACGTCGACTTCGGCGCGGCGGGCACCGTGGCGACGTGGACCAAGGCGGGCCACGAGGTGACGTACTGCGTCGTCACGAACGGCGACGCCGGCGGCTTCGACCCCGACGTGCCGCGCGGCGAGATCGCCGGGATCCGCCAGGCCGAGCAGCGCGCGGCGGCCGGGGAGGTCGGGGTGTCCGACGTCCGGTTCCTCGGCTGGCCCGACGGACGGGTCGTCGCCTCCATCGAGCTGCGCCGCGACATCAGCCGGGTCATCCGCGAGGTGCGCCCGCAGCGCGTCCTCACGCAGAGCCCGCAACGCAACTACGACCGCATCTACGCCTCCCACCCCGACCACCTCGCGGTCGGCGAGGCGACGCTCTGCGCCGTCTACCCCGACGCGCGCAACCCGTTCGCGCACCCGGAGCTGGCCGAGGCCGGGCACGAGGCGTGGACCGTCAGCGAGACGTGGCTCATGGCCGCGCCCGGCGCCGTGCACGTCGTGGACGTGACGGACGTGTACGACCTCAAGATGGCCGCGCTACGCCGCCACGTCAGCCAGCTCCCCGGCGTTCCCGGCGAGCTCGACACCATGCTGCGCGACTGGCTCGGCAGGAACGCGAAGGCCGCCGGGCTGCCGGAGGGACGCCTCGCGGAGGCGTTCCAGATCCTCGACACCGCGTGA